GCACGGACACCTCACTGGAGGACATCGCACGCCGCGCCGGCGTCGGCATCGGCACCCTCTACCGGCACTTCCCCAACCGCACCGCCCTGATGGGCGCGGTCTTCCAGGGCGAGGTCGACGCCCTGCTCGGCTACGCCAAGGAACTCGCCGACGCCCCGCAGCCGTGCTCCGCCCTCGTCGACTGGCTCCGCGCGATCATCACCCACGCCAGCACCTACCGCGGCCTCTCCCGCGCGCTGATGACCGCGTCGGCGGACGAGACCTCGGGGATGGCGCGGTGCAGCGTACCGATGCGGGAGGCCGGCAGCGCCCTCCTCGCCCGCGCCCAGCAGGCCGGCGCGGTACGCCCCGACGTGAACATCACCGACCTGATGCAGCTGACCAACGGCATCGCGCTGGCCGTCGAGGAGTCCCCGGACGATCCGGGGCTCGCCGACCGGCTGCTGACACTCACCCTGAGCGGGCTGAAGGCGGGCACCCGGTGAGGCGGAACCGTTCCGCACCCACCCGCCGCTGACACCACCGGACGCACCACGGGAAGGCCCCGCACGCCGTCCGGCGCCGCCTCCGCCCGCCGCGCTCAGCGCCGCCGCGGAGCCAGGTCGGCGACCCGGCCGCCCGGCGCCTCACTCAGCGGCGAGGCCGGCCGCAGCTGGGGCGCCCCGCCCCCGCCGCCCGGCGCGTGATTGCGCCGCTGGCCCGGCAGCGGGACGTCCCGCCGCGGCCCTCTGCGCTCACCGGCACCGTCCAGCCCCTGCTGGCCCGCCCCGTGGCCGGCGCCCGCGCCGCCCGCGACGGCGATCTGCACACCCTGATCGGCCAGCGCCTGGAGTTCGGTCGCGGCCCGGTCGTCGTGCCCCGGCGGCTCGTCCGTGACCAGACGGGTGATCACATCCGTCGGCACGGTCTGGAACATCGTGTCGGACCCGAGCTTGGTGTGATCGGCGAGCACCACCACCTCCCCCGCCGCCTGGACGAGCGCCCGGTCGACGCTGGCGGAGAGCATGTTGGAGGTGGACAGCCCGCGCTCGGCGGTCAGCCCGCTGCCCGACAGGAACGCGCGGGACACCCGCAGCCCCTGGAGGGACTGCTCGGCACCGCTGCCGACCAGCGCGTAGTTGGAGCCGCGCAGGGTGCCGCCGGTCATCACGACCTCGACGCGGTTGGCATGGGCCAACGCCTGGGCGACCAGCAGGGAGTTGGTGACGACGGTCAGACCGGGGACGCGGGCGAGCCGACGGGCCAGCTCCTGGGTGGTCGTTCCCGCGCCGACGACGATGGCCTCGCCCTCTTCGACGAAGCCCGCCGCGAGATCGGCGATGGCCGTCTTCTCCGCGGTCGCTAGATGGGATTTCTGCGGGAACCCGGATTCCCGGGTGAAGCCTCCCGGCAGGACCGCACCGCCGTGCCGGCGGTCGAGCAGTCCTTCTGCCTCCAGCGCCCGCACGTCCCGCCGTACGGTTACTTCGGAGGTCTGGACGACGCGGGCGAGCTCCCGGAGCGATACCGCCCCGTTGGCGCGCACCATTTCAAGGATCAATTGGCGACGTTCTGCAGCGAACACGAAACTGACAGTAACGCCAACGACCGTCTGTTTTCAGCAGGTTGCACCAATTAACGGAAGTTGTTCACACAGCACAGCGTGACGTGCTATGCGAGACGCATATGACGTTCGTCCGTCGAACTCCCGGCCGGAACGGGCCGCTTGCTGCCTGGTCAGCCCCCTGCCGCCCGATACGACGACCGGACCGCGGCGCACCGCGGTCCACCGGTCCGTGCAGGGACGTTTCATCCCAAGTGCTCACCGGGGGCACAAAGTTTTCAATCGGCTCCGGCCGGCCACCGCGACGCCCGTCACCCGGTCGCCGCAGCGGCTGCCTCCCCGCCCCCCCGCTACTCGCCGGCGCCCTTGCGCGTGTGCAGCTGGCGGGCGACCTCGGCGAGCGAGCCGGACAGCGACGGGTAGACCGTGAAGGCACTGGCGATCTGCTCGACGGTCAGATTGTTGTCGACCGCGAGCGAGATGGGATGGATCAGCTCACTGGCGCGCGGGGAAACGACCACACCGCCGACCACGATGCCCGTACCGGGCCGGCAGAACAGCTTCACGAAACCGTCGCGGATGCCCTGCATCTTGGCGCGCGGGTTGCGCAGCAGCGGAAGCTTCACCACCCGCGCGTCGATCTTGCCGCCGTCGACGTCGGCCTGCGAGTAACCGACGGTGGCGATCTCCGGGTCGGTGAAGACGTTCGCGGAGACCGTCTTGAGGTTCAGCGGGGTGACCGCGTCACCGAGGAAGTGATACATCGCGATCCGGCCCTGCATCGCGGCGACGGACGCCAGCGCGAAGACACCCGTGCAGTCACCGGCCGCGTACACGCCCGGGGCGGACGTGCGCGAGACCTTGTCCGTCCAGATGTG
The sequence above is a segment of the Streptomyces lydicus genome. Coding sequences within it:
- a CDS encoding TetR/AcrR family transcriptional regulator, whose protein sequence is MATETAGRRHTARSPEATAATREQDVRPMRADARRNYERLLTEARTAFTEHGTDTSLEDIARRAGVGIGTLYRHFPNRTALMGAVFQGEVDALLGYAKELADAPQPCSALVDWLRAIITHASTYRGLSRALMTASADETSGMARCSVPMREAGSALLARAQQAGAVRPDVNITDLMQLTNGIALAVEESPDDPGLADRLLTLTLSGLKAGTR
- a CDS encoding DeoR/GlpR family DNA-binding transcription regulator; this translates as MFAAERRQLILEMVRANGAVSLRELARVVQTSEVTVRRDVRALEAEGLLDRRHGGAVLPGGFTRESGFPQKSHLATAEKTAIADLAAGFVEEGEAIVVGAGTTTQELARRLARVPGLTVVTNSLLVAQALAHANRVEVVMTGGTLRGSNYALVGSGAEQSLQGLRVSRAFLSGSGLTAERGLSTSNMLSASVDRALVQAAGEVVVLADHTKLGSDTMFQTVPTDVITRLVTDEPPGHDDRAATELQALADQGVQIAVAGGAGAGHGAGQQGLDGAGERRGPRRDVPLPGQRRNHAPGGGGGAPQLRPASPLSEAPGGRVADLAPRRR